One Deinococcus multiflagellatus DNA window includes the following coding sequences:
- a CDS encoding ABC transporter substrate-binding protein, producing the protein MRRLALLTPLLALSLSSALAAPVRVEFWHAMGGVQGVVAGYAREFNAAQDAYEVVPQVQGNYRELLPKLQAALKAGKAPALVQLEFTQFPALAAGGQLADLSRAADTLPDALVGDLYPAAWKSGQLNGRTYGLPWNLSVPVLMYNAGTLGRAGLTAPDTWAQLEAQSRALATGGRRPLVAAADAWTFEANVLSRGGQLVAGTAPRLNSPDAVEALTQLARMSAAGQAQPRTLNEATRAAFDFARGQNVFVLASVANWIDARKLPFFNLGIAPFPCEKPGECTVPLGGATLAVPAGTPAAEQAGALAFWQFLMQPARLAHWVQATAYVPPRRAAGPLLDDWYRKNPQLRAAHAQIGRAVPRPNLPEYAAWTALLEEAILKATTGKLSAKAALDEAQKRAER; encoded by the coding sequence ATGCGCCGTTTGGCCCTGCTGACCCCCCTGCTGGCCCTGTCCCTGAGTTCGGCCCTGGCTGCCCCCGTGCGCGTGGAGTTCTGGCATGCCATGGGCGGCGTGCAGGGCGTGGTGGCCGGCTACGCCCGCGAGTTCAATGCCGCCCAGGACGCCTACGAGGTGGTGCCGCAGGTGCAGGGCAACTACCGCGAGCTGCTGCCCAAACTGCAGGCCGCCCTGAAGGCGGGCAAGGCCCCGGCCCTGGTGCAATTGGAATTCACCCAGTTCCCGGCCCTGGCGGCGGGCGGGCAACTGGCCGACCTGTCGCGCGCCGCCGACACCTTGCCCGACGCCCTGGTGGGCGACCTGTATCCGGCGGCCTGGAAGTCTGGGCAGCTGAATGGGCGCACCTACGGGCTGCCCTGGAACCTCAGCGTGCCGGTGCTGATGTACAACGCGGGCACCCTGGGGCGCGCCGGGCTGACCGCGCCCGACACCTGGGCGCAGCTGGAAGCCCAGAGCCGCGCGCTGGCCACCGGGGGCCGCCGCCCGCTGGTGGCCGCCGCCGACGCCTGGACCTTTGAGGCGAACGTGCTGTCGCGCGGTGGGCAGCTGGTGGCGGGTACGGCCCCGCGCCTGAACAGCCCCGACGCCGTGGAGGCCCTGACCCAGCTGGCGCGCATGAGCGCCGCCGGGCAGGCCCAGCCGCGCACCCTGAACGAAGCCACCCGCGCCGCCTTCGACTTTGCGCGGGGGCAGAACGTCTTTGTGCTGGCCAGCGTGGCGAACTGGATTGACGCGCGCAAGCTGCCGTTTTTCAACCTGGGTATTGCCCCCTTTCCCTGCGAGAAACCCGGTGAATGCACGGTGCCCCTGGGCGGCGCGACCCTGGCCGTGCCCGCAGGCACCCCCGCCGCTGAACAGGCCGGCGCCCTGGCCTTCTGGCAGTTCCTGATGCAGCCTGCGCGGCTGGCCCACTGGGTGCAGGCCACCGCCTACGTGCCGCCCCGGCGCGCGGCCGGGCCCCTGCTGGACGACTGGTACCGCAAGAACCCGCAGCTGCGCGCCGCGCATGCCCAGATTGGCCGCGCCGTGCCGCGCCCCAACCTGCCCGAGTACGCCGCCTGGACCGCCCTGCTGGAAGAGGCGATCCTGAAAGCCACCACCGGCAAGCTGAGCGCCAAGGCGGCCCTGGACGAGGCCCAGAAGCGCGCCGAGCGGTAG